A genome region from Mustelus asterias unplaced genomic scaffold, sMusAst1.hap1.1 HAP1_SCAFFOLD_107, whole genome shotgun sequence includes the following:
- the LOC144484447 gene encoding ER membrane protein complex subunit 4-like, with protein sequence MAAGAGLDNRACWHKRTLSGTSRCGGRAGSRGLESRDQQCGQRDSMCPVAYSDKQLPDICIQETDRILVEKSCWDTALGPLKQLPMNLFIMYMAGNTISILPIMMLCMMAWRPIQAFMSLSASEYCFESTAQKQL encoded by the exons ATGGCTGCAGGGGCGGGGCTTGACAACCGCGCGTGCTGGCACAAGCGGACCCTGAGCGGCACCAGCAGGTGCGGAGGCCGCGCGGGGAGCCGGGGTCTCGA GAGCCGTGATCAACAGTGTGGCCAGAGAGACTCCATGTGCCCAGTCGCATATTCGGACAAACAGCTACCGGACATCTGCATCCAAGAAACAGACAGGATCCTGGTCGAGAAA tCCTGCTGGGACACCGCCTTGGGcccattgaaacagctgcccatGAATCTGTTCATCATGTACATGGCTGGCAACACCATCTCCATCCTCCCTATCATGATGTTGTGCATGATGGCCTGGAGACCCATACAGGCCTTCATGTCCCTGTCTGCAAGTGAGTATTGTTTTGAatctacagctcagaaacagctctGA